The Cotesia glomerata isolate CgM1 linkage group LG7, MPM_Cglom_v2.3, whole genome shotgun sequence genome segment AGTTTTAGAAGCATCTAGAGTTCGAGAATCACGAGATGAACGTCATTTGGCTTCTAGATCACTAAATTCACGTGAACGACGAATTGTTGAAGCTTTTAGAGCTCGCGAATCAACTAGACGTCTTGATCAAGCCCGCGAATCACGAGATGAACGTCGTGGAGTTTCTAGATCACTAGATTCACGTGAGCGACGAATTGTTGAAGCTTCTAGAGTTCGTGAATCAACTAGACGACTTGATCAAGCTCGCGAATCAACTAGACGTCTTGACCAAACTCGTAAATCGCGAAATGAACGTCGTATGGCTTCTAGATCACTAGATTCACGTGAGCAACGAATTGTTGGAGCTTCTCGAGTTCGCGAATCACGAGATGAACGTCGTGCAGCCTCTAGATCATTAGATTCACGTGAAAGGCGAATTGTAGAAACATCTAGAATTCAAGAATCGCGAGACGAACATCGTGCAGCTTCTAGATCGCTAGATTCACGGGAACGACGAGTTATAGAAGCATCTAGAGCTCGCGAATCGCGAGACGAACGTCGTGCAGCTTCTAGATCGTTAGATTCACGTGAACGACGAGTTGTAGAAGCATCTAGAGCTCGCGAATCGCGAGATGAGCGTCGTTCTACTGCAGAACTCTCagaaaatcgcaaaaaaagaTCTGTTGAAGGTTCCCGAGTCCGCGACGAACGCAGGGTATCTGAAATCCGAGGACGTGATGCACGGGATCAACGTTTTTCTGCTACTAGAGCAGAAAGTATAGGAAAACATGAAGCAGAAAGCTCAAGAACTCGCAAAACTCAAAATGAACGGAGGGTCCATGATAACAATGCTCAACGTGCTCCGTTAGTCAGCCGAATTCGACGAGAGTCCATCTCTAGGGAACGGCTAACTGATGATCGCAAAGCTGATACAATCAGGGTATCAGGAGAAGATCAGATCCGAGTTAACTACTTCAAGTTGCCAGAAATTAGTGCTAAATATGACTACGAGTTTATCAAACAGGCTCTTGTAGCTGGTTTGTTTACTATCTACGCTGCTTCTATCTTCCAGGGCAAGGCTAGCTACTTTaggtaatttaacaaatttattttgaaactcTTCTGTAGTGCTGATGGTTATTTATTTCTGTTACAGGTCCATCATCCCCCAAGCTCGTCTTGCAGCCTGGTAAACATTATCTTAAGCTGAAATATAACTGGCAATTCTGGCACtctatatttatctatattcTGGCCTAAATCCTAACTAGTCCTGTAGttccaaaaatatttacagccagataattattactcattattaaaaaattatgactatatattacatattatatatttagtgTAGTTCTCTGTATCCTGTTattgatgaataaataaatattttttgtgtcTTATATTACctgttatttattcaaaaattaaaaaattccccCTTATACCAATTTTCAAGCTTACCTCCGTCGATTCCAAGGTCTAGTTACGGAAACGACCACAGGAGCGCTGTATGCAAGTTCTGACGTCCATTTTGATTCCAGACACCATTTTGTCGTGAGTTACTTGCTAAGTTGTGAAATACAAGGTTAAGGAACAAAAAACTCGACaaagtttcaataataaattttatttaatagatattAGATTCACAAACCATCCAgcaatgaattataaataactgaAGACTTtgtacatttattattaaagctAAATTACAAACAATATGTGCAATACTGATAATTATTGATAGAAACGGTAGTCCGTTGTTTGTGCCTAGGTTAAAGTGAAAAAGAATGTTTTTGAGCGTGAAATTCGTTGATCGTGTCAATTATAACCTATCAGttgaaattttctataaatataaatagttaataaacaTGTATGATAATATTCTTAGTCTAATataaaatactcaaaaatatattattttaaaaataaataaggaaTATCTAGATTCATTATaggaattaaattatactattATTTGTGAAAGTTCATCTACTTTTGGAAGATCAacttgattattaaaaataaaatttcatggcaagattttgtttttattttttagttaaataaaacaCGGCATAATCTTTGGCAGTGATTCCAACCAACCAAAACTCCATTTTGATTGCACCCAAAACTAAATGGAAACCGATCGGTTGGACATCAGGTATTTTGGCTCGCTATCACTTAAATCCTCAAAAAAGTAACCCAAAAAACAGacagcaaaataaaaaaatctagtcaAACTCTAAATACAAAATTCTAAACATTGGCGATTTCTTGAAGCATCGCCAAGATATGATCAAGTTCCTGCCTGAAGTAGCACAACTGCCTATTCTTCCCTTTTTCACCCCTACAATCCCGGCACTGAGTCTTGCTCCTCAACAACTCCCTCACCAAATTCTGCAGCGTCATTTCCCTGCTCTCGTGTCTCTGCTGCAAAATGGTGATCTTCTCCTGCAGAAGCTGCAGCTGCTCCGTCCCAGGAGTCGACAAATATTTCACCTTCTCATTCAGCACCTTAACCTTATTCTCCAAGTGCTCCCTTTCCACCTTCAGAACCAGAACCTGCTCCTTATAATCCTTCAGTTCCTCAATCTGCTCCTTCAGCCGCCCAATCACAGCTCCTTGATTACTAATCTGTCCTTGAAGCTTCACAACCTTAGAATCTCCAAACTTATCACTGTACTCCTTAACCAGTTCCGCCAGCTCCCGATCATGCTCATCCTGCAGCAGATTCAAGTCATGCAACCTCTTAGTCTTCAGTCCCAAAAACTCCTTATTAACTTTCGCCAATTCCTCCTTCAAGAACTCATTCTCCTCCTGCAGACGTTTTCCTCCACCATTTTCTTCTCCATTTTCCGAATAAACCGAAGGATCGTACAACCTAGATGTCGAACCCGTAAGCTTGCCATTAACATGTCCATTTTGATAATTAGAATTGTGATCCTCACTCCTTACCACTCCTGAACTACAAATCTTCCTTTCTTCAATCTTAAAGTTCTTCCTATCATTAAATAACTTCTCCCGTTCCTTCTGCAACTTCCGATTCATCTTCTGAAGCTCCGCCATTTCCCTAGTAAGCTTCCCGAACATCTTATCTTTCCCCTGGAGCTCCATCTTTAGTCCTCTTATAGTCGCCAACAAATGGGCATCCTCCTTACCAACTTTTCCACTCTTAGAATCTCTCCTCTCTCTTTTCTCTTCCGAATCTCTCCTCGCTTCACTTCCTCGACTCTCCACAGACGGCGCCACTTGAACCGACACATCTCTCCTCACTTTCTCCCTCTGGCTTCCCTCCTTAATCTTCTCCTCCAGCTCCT includes the following:
- the LOC123268803 gene encoding trichohyalin-like isoform X2, yielding MRRTRFTVLPVRSWQYVGLMVVSLACMTLGLVSRDRAGRSGSLAGPELKHTAPHEVDACPNELAMLFRSFADDPAAKGLEFDHRIDPYKLDQSRISRSRSLDRVDARRIARREVDARLESRRLSRNLRESQRLNRDRQLESFARIRNAESRQKAESRHNRGEIRASVRDRRVEETRVRDLRNRDVSRSRRLETQENSRDRRVDSRAVERRLAEVFRVRESRDERRVASRSLDSRERRVLEASRVRESRDERHLASRSLNSRERRIVEAFRARESTRRLDQARESRDERRGVSRSLDSRERRIVEASRVRESTRRLDQARESRNERRMASRSLDSREQRIVGASRVRESRDERRAASRSLDSRERRIVETSRIQESRDEHRAASRSLDSRERRVIEASRARESRDERRAASRSLDSRERRVVEASRARESRDERRSTAELSENRKKRSVEGSRVRDERRVSEIRGRDARDQRFSATRAESIGKHEAESSRTRKTQNERRVHDNNAQRAPLVSRIRRESISRERLTDDRKADTIRVSGEDQIRVNYFKLPEISAKYDYEFIKQALVAGLFTIYAASIFQGKASYFRSIIPQARLAAW
- the LOC123268803 gene encoding uncharacterized protein DDB_G0283697-like isoform X1 encodes the protein MRRTRFTVLPVRSWQYVGLMVVSLACMTLGLVSRDRAGRSGSLAGPELKHTAPHEVDACPNELAMLFRSFADDPAAKGLEFDHRIDPYKLDQSRISRSRSLDRVDARRIARREVDARLESRRLSRNLRESQRLNRDRQLESFARIRNAESRQKAESRHNRGEIRASVRDRRVEETRVRDLRNRDVSRSRRLETQENSRDRRVDSRAVERRLAEVFRVRESRDERRVASRSLDSRERRVLEASRVRESRDERHLASRSLNSRERRIVEAFRARESTRRLDQARESRDERRGVSRSLDSRERRIVEASRVRESTRRLDQARESTRRLDQTRKSRNERRMASRSLDSREQRIVGASRVRESRDERRAASRSLDSRERRIVETSRIQESRDEHRAASRSLDSRERRVIEASRARESRDERRAASRSLDSRERRVVEASRARESRDERRSTAELSENRKKRSVEGSRVRDERRVSEIRGRDARDQRFSATRAESIGKHEAESSRTRKTQNERRVHDNNAQRAPLVSRIRRESISRERLTDDRKADTIRVSGEDQIRVNYFKLPEISAKYDYEFIKQALVAGLFTIYAASIFQGKASYFRSIIPQARLAAW